In Fimbriiglobus ruber, a genomic segment contains:
- the pyk gene encoding pyruvate kinase, translated as MSRRTKIVATLGPATDHPAALAGVITAGLDVARINFSHGSEAEHLGRIARLRETADRLGRAVAILADLPGPKLRVKIPVARTLTAGETILFPLLGCPVGEADIAITEPEVLSDLRPGDRMLLDDGRLRLKALGTSGGKLKAEVVIGGELLPNKGLNLPDSPLSIPAVTDRDRAALAVAAKAGVDWLALSFVRGPAAADFLRDAAAAVGMPKVPVIAKLERPEAVRLAAGIIGAFDAIMVARGDLGVEMPLEQVPTVQKQLIAEARAAGKPVITATEMLDSMQKNPRPTRAEVSDVANAICDGTDAVMLSGETAVGQYPVEAVACMARIAEEAEKRLEKVGNGFLTTTALQPRETIEDSMALAACHMAQEVGATAIVTPTISGRTPLLLARYRPAALIVAPAPNPGVMRKMSVMWGIQPVRMAPLEPGDRRMVTAVRDAFIAGAVKAGDRVVVLAGHPIEGEPRLPTVRVVRVGEDGASLEP; from the coding sequence ATGTCCCGGAGAACCAAGATCGTCGCCACCCTCGGGCCGGCGACCGATCACCCGGCGGCCCTCGCCGGGGTCATCACCGCCGGCCTCGACGTCGCCCGGATCAATTTCTCGCACGGGTCCGAAGCCGAACACCTCGGCCGCATCGCCCGCCTGCGGGAGACGGCCGACCGCCTCGGCCGGGCCGTCGCGATCCTGGCCGACCTCCCCGGCCCGAAACTCCGCGTGAAAATCCCGGTCGCGCGAACTCTGACGGCCGGCGAGACGATCCTGTTCCCGCTGCTCGGCTGCCCCGTCGGCGAGGCGGACATCGCCATCACCGAGCCCGAGGTTCTCTCCGACCTCCGGCCGGGCGACAGGATGCTCCTGGACGACGGCCGCCTGCGGTTGAAAGCCCTTGGCACGAGTGGCGGAAAGCTCAAGGCCGAAGTCGTGATCGGCGGCGAACTGCTCCCGAACAAAGGACTCAACCTCCCGGACAGCCCGCTCTCCATTCCCGCGGTTACCGACCGCGACCGGGCCGCCCTCGCGGTCGCCGCCAAGGCCGGGGTCGACTGGCTCGCGCTGTCGTTCGTCCGCGGCCCGGCCGCCGCCGACTTCCTCCGCGACGCCGCGGCGGCCGTCGGGATGCCCAAGGTGCCGGTGATCGCGAAACTGGAACGGCCGGAGGCGGTGAGGCTCGCCGCCGGGATCATCGGCGCGTTCGACGCGATCATGGTCGCCCGCGGCGACCTCGGCGTGGAAATGCCGCTCGAACAGGTGCCGACCGTTCAGAAACAGCTCATCGCCGAGGCCCGGGCCGCCGGCAAGCCGGTCATCACCGCGACCGAAATGCTCGACAGCATGCAAAAGAACCCGCGGCCGACCCGGGCCGAGGTGAGCGACGTGGCGAATGCGATCTGCGACGGGACGGACGCCGTGATGCTGTCCGGGGAAACGGCCGTCGGGCAATACCCGGTCGAGGCCGTGGCGTGCATGGCCAGGATCGCCGAGGAGGCCGAGAAGCGACTCGAAAAAGTCGGCAACGGCTTCCTGACGACGACCGCCCTCCAACCCCGGGAGACGATCGAGGACTCGATGGCCCTGGCCGCCTGCCATATGGCCCAGGAGGTCGGCGCGACCGCCATCGTCACCCCGACCATCAGCGGCCGGACGCCGCTCCTTCTCGCCCGGTATCGGCCCGCGGCACTCATCGTGGCCCCGGCGCCGAACCCCGGGGTGATGCGGAAGATGTCGGTCATGTGGGGAATCCAACCGGTCCGGATGGCGCCGCTCGAGCCGGGCGACCGGCGGATGGTCACGGCCGTCCGCGACGCCTTTATCGCCGGCGCGGTGAAGGCCGGCGACCGGGTCGTCGTCCTCGCCGGGCACCCGATCGAGGGCGAGCCGCGGCTGCCGACCGTCCGGGTCGTGCGGGTCGGGGAAGACGGCGCCTCTTTGGAGCCGTGA
- the surE gene encoding 5'/3'-nucleotidase SurE: MRIMLTNDDGVYAPGLRALRNELLPLGEVTVVAPATEQSATGHSVTLLNPLLVSEVYDGTGADKTFLGWAVEGRPADCVKLGLLELLPERPDVVISGMNAGSNAGINVLYSGTVAAAIEGAFYHFTAIAVSLEYDKKIYDFPKAARYARQVIDQILAHDPPAGSLFNVNIPVLENGPIKGVRVVPQNVTTFYEKFDRRVNPRGRTYFWTSPEFLCPEPHPDTDVTALADQYITVTPLQFDLTDKRKLEAMAGWEWKIRE, translated from the coding sequence ATGCGCATCATGTTGACGAACGACGACGGCGTGTACGCCCCCGGTCTGCGGGCACTTCGGAACGAACTCCTCCCCCTCGGCGAAGTCACCGTCGTCGCCCCGGCGACCGAGCAGAGCGCCACCGGCCACTCGGTCACGCTCCTGAACCCGCTGCTCGTCAGTGAGGTGTACGACGGGACCGGGGCCGACAAGACCTTCCTCGGCTGGGCCGTCGAGGGTCGGCCGGCGGACTGCGTGAAGCTCGGCCTGCTCGAATTGCTCCCGGAACGGCCGGACGTGGTCATTAGCGGGATGAACGCCGGGTCGAACGCGGGCATCAACGTCCTGTATTCCGGCACCGTGGCGGCCGCCATCGAGGGTGCCTTTTACCATTTCACGGCGATCGCGGTGTCGCTCGAATACGACAAGAAGATTTACGACTTCCCGAAGGCCGCCCGGTACGCCCGGCAGGTCATCGACCAGATCCTCGCCCACGACCCGCCGGCCGGGAGTTTGTTCAACGTCAACATCCCGGTCCTCGAAAACGGCCCGATCAAGGGCGTCCGCGTCGTCCCGCAGAACGTCACCACGTTCTATGAGAAGTTCGACCGCCGGGTGAACCCGCGCGGCCGCACATACTTCTGGACGAGCCCCGAGTTCCTCTGCCCCGAACCGCACCCCGATACCGACGTGACCGCGCTGGCCGACCAGTACATCACGGTCACGCCGCTCCAGTTCGACCTCACGGACAAGAGGAAGCTCGAAGCAATGGCCGGATGGGAGTGGAAGATCCGGGAGTGA
- a CDS encoding class I SAM-dependent methyltransferase, whose protein sequence is MIAAVGARSMFAGLKQTAVWRLVRGAKRAVLAPRHDTSLVVDDCRATLTAVDPPIALEAGRSHHWRIRFENLGGTAWASAGSHPVQVVARWLTYTGQPFGNEHAVPLPSPVFPGEPKTFDIAIPTPAFVGDFTLVLDLAQSLGGPHFSTCVPQSQPLRVAVPVQGRRATDIDYHEVYRNANLAQNHWWVVGAYQTKEQYEKSSRERLGMLVANGLTPDSRVLDIGCGTGQMADALQNYLSDRGTYYGTDIGEEAIAFCHETFRRRDFVFRRGEMTRVPFGPEDGAFDLAIFFSVFTHTFIDESALLLAEAKRLLAPTGQILADVIVSPLVERGAGNRGEMIVNREHFLRTADMLGLSAVVVGVWPWNPQAERLMFRFRRKE, encoded by the coding sequence ATGATCGCCGCCGTGGGAGCCCGATCGATGTTCGCGGGGCTGAAGCAAACCGCCGTCTGGCGGCTGGTCCGCGGGGCCAAGCGGGCGGTCCTGGCGCCGCGCCACGATACCTCCCTGGTAGTCGACGACTGCCGGGCCACCCTGACCGCCGTCGATCCGCCAATCGCGCTGGAAGCCGGGCGGTCCCACCACTGGCGAATCCGGTTCGAAAACCTCGGCGGGACCGCCTGGGCGTCCGCCGGTTCGCACCCGGTCCAGGTGGTCGCCCGCTGGCTCACGTACACGGGGCAGCCGTTCGGGAACGAACACGCGGTCCCTCTCCCGAGCCCGGTCTTCCCCGGCGAGCCGAAAACGTTCGATATCGCGATCCCGACACCGGCGTTCGTTGGCGACTTTACCCTCGTCCTCGACCTCGCGCAAAGTCTCGGTGGGCCGCACTTTTCGACCTGCGTTCCACAGTCCCAGCCGTTACGGGTGGCCGTCCCCGTCCAGGGCCGGCGGGCCACCGACATCGATTACCACGAAGTTTACCGGAACGCGAACCTGGCCCAGAACCACTGGTGGGTGGTCGGCGCGTACCAGACGAAGGAGCAGTACGAGAAGTCGAGCCGGGAGCGGCTCGGGATGTTGGTGGCCAACGGGCTGACGCCGGACAGCCGGGTTCTCGACATCGGCTGCGGCACCGGTCAGATGGCCGACGCGCTCCAGAACTACCTGTCCGACCGCGGGACTTATTACGGGACGGACATCGGGGAAGAGGCCATCGCCTTCTGCCACGAGACGTTCCGCCGTCGCGACTTCGTGTTCCGCCGTGGGGAGATGACCCGCGTTCCGTTCGGCCCCGAAGACGGGGCGTTCGACCTCGCCATCTTCTTCAGCGTCTTCACCCACACGTTCATCGACGAGTCCGCCCTGCTCCTCGCCGAGGCCAAGCGGCTCCTGGCCCCGACCGGCCAAATCCTCGCGGACGTGATCGTCTCCCCGCTGGTCGAGCGGGGAGCCGGGAACCGCGGGGAAATGATCGTCAACCGCGAACACTTCCTCCGCACCGCCGATATGTTGGGATTATCGGCCGTCGTGGTCGGGGTCTGGCCCTGGAACCCGCAGGCCGAGCGGCTGATGTTCCGGTTCCGGCGAAAAGAATAA
- a CDS encoding class I SAM-dependent methyltransferase, which translates to MARLASLVPTPLRPLARKVRDHVRAWERAPLDTILTPADCQAVVEPVSPVILVQQRTTVPCPVRVRNLGHTIWSSNGRNPVHLTLRWLTPRKDAVDVPPARFRLPAPVYPGQSVVVPATVTAPDFLGHYLIEADLTQDGGAAFATHGSRPALVEAQVTGRDADDIDYHKAYATADLTRDYWTVVGPSTKEEFDRLGQAKLDMLRRAGLTPDGRVLDVGCGTGQLAVPLETFLTDRGCYYGTDIGPEAIAYCLQQFKRPNFRFAKNEMTSLPIAGMEFDFVTFFSVFTHTFPDETVLLLAEAKRLLAPGGVVIGDVFTSPMVERAAGNRGAMELNRDHFLKLVALAGLRAEVKESWPWQKYGRREVYSFTRDAGAAG; encoded by the coding sequence ATGGCCCGATTGGCCTCACTTGTGCCGACCCCGCTGCGCCCCCTCGCCCGCAAGGTCCGGGACCACGTGCGCGCGTGGGAACGTGCGCCACTCGATACAATTTTGACTCCGGCCGACTGTCAGGCCGTCGTGGAACCCGTCTCGCCCGTCATCCTGGTCCAGCAGCGAACAACGGTCCCTTGCCCCGTTCGCGTGCGAAACCTCGGGCACACGATCTGGAGTTCGAACGGGCGGAACCCGGTACACCTGACGCTCCGCTGGCTCACACCACGGAAAGACGCGGTCGATGTCCCGCCGGCCCGCTTTCGCCTCCCAGCCCCCGTTTACCCCGGACAGTCGGTCGTCGTCCCGGCGACCGTGACCGCCCCGGATTTCCTCGGCCACTACTTGATTGAGGCGGATCTCACCCAGGACGGCGGGGCCGCGTTCGCCACCCACGGGTCGCGGCCCGCGCTCGTCGAGGCCCAGGTCACCGGCCGGGACGCGGACGACATCGACTACCACAAGGCTTACGCGACCGCCGACCTCACCCGCGACTACTGGACCGTCGTCGGGCCGTCGACCAAGGAAGAATTTGACCGCCTCGGGCAGGCGAAGCTGGACATGCTCCGGCGGGCCGGGTTGACCCCGGACGGCCGCGTCCTCGACGTCGGCTGCGGGACCGGGCAACTGGCCGTGCCGCTGGAGACGTTCCTGACCGACCGCGGGTGCTATTACGGCACCGACATTGGGCCGGAAGCCATCGCGTATTGCCTGCAGCAATTCAAGCGGCCGAACTTCCGATTCGCCAAGAACGAAATGACGAGCCTGCCGATCGCCGGGATGGAGTTCGACTTCGTCACCTTTTTCAGCGTGTTTACGCACACTTTCCCGGATGAAACCGTACTCTTACTCGCTGAGGCGAAGCGGTTGCTCGCGCCAGGCGGGGTCGTCATCGGCGACGTGTTCACGTCGCCGATGGTCGAGCGGGCCGCCGGCAACCGCGGGGCGATGGAACTGAACCGGGACCACTTCCTCAAGTTGGTCGCGCTGGCCGGGCTGCGGGCCGAAGTGAAAGAAAGTTGGCCCTGGCAGAAGTACGGCCGCCGAGAAGTTTACTCGTTCACCCGCGATGCGGGGGCCGCCGGATGA
- a CDS encoding alpha-L-glutamate ligase-like protein has protein sequence MMSWWTRWKGLRTAGVLGMNARNTGCILDLNPRSRFPLVDNKRQMHELCRSIGVPTPDLYAALLSHHSLRSLPRLLADRDDFVVKPNRGAAGRGVLVITGKDGADFRRHNGTTITVEALRQHMSGIISGLFSLGGSEDEVLIQQRVVPDDALGSISYQGTADIRVIVYRERPVMAMLRLPTKASGGRANLHQGAIGAGVDLATGTTHHAVLRDRRAERHPDTGASVIGFRVPYWPEILEMSCRVSRVVQMGYIGVDIVLDRTRGPLLLEANARPGLAIQISNAQGLFHRLEQVDQELATGNGTLTTR, from the coding sequence ATGATGTCCTGGTGGACCCGGTGGAAGGGATTGCGAACGGCCGGGGTACTCGGGATGAACGCCCGCAATACCGGGTGCATCCTCGATCTGAACCCGCGCTCGCGCTTCCCGCTGGTCGACAACAAGCGGCAGATGCATGAGCTGTGTCGGTCGATCGGCGTCCCGACGCCGGACCTGTACGCCGCCCTGCTCAGCCACCATTCCCTGCGATCGCTCCCCCGGTTGTTGGCCGACCGCGACGATTTCGTGGTGAAGCCCAACCGCGGGGCGGCCGGGCGGGGCGTCCTCGTCATCACCGGCAAAGACGGGGCCGACTTCCGCCGGCACAACGGCACCACGATCACAGTCGAAGCGCTGCGGCAGCACATGTCGGGCATCATTTCGGGCCTCTTCTCGCTCGGGGGGAGCGAAGACGAGGTGCTGATTCAGCAACGGGTCGTGCCGGACGACGCGCTCGGGTCCATCAGCTACCAGGGCACGGCCGACATCCGCGTCATCGTCTATCGGGAGCGGCCGGTCATGGCGATGCTCCGGCTGCCGACCAAGGCGTCCGGCGGACGAGCGAACCTACACCAAGGGGCGATCGGCGCCGGTGTCGATCTGGCCACTGGGACGACGCACCACGCCGTCCTTCGCGACCGCCGGGCCGAGCGGCATCCGGACACCGGCGCGAGCGTGATCGGCTTCCGCGTCCCGTACTGGCCGGAGATTTTGGAAATGTCATGCCGGGTGAGCCGGGTGGTCCAGATGGGCTACATCGGTGTGGACATCGTTCTCGACCGCACCCGCGGGCCGTTGCTCCTGGAAGCGAACGCCCGCCCCGGCCTGGCGATCCAAATCTCGAACGCCCAGGGACTTTTTCACCGGTTGGAACAGGTCGACCAAGAACTCGCGACCGGCAACGGAACTCTGACGACCAGATAA
- a CDS encoding 7TM domain-containing protein, producing MSRTRLTVLTALGLLLVAVAIGVARWQTGGTRATAPPGQSSWEVTLTATGQLPDDKHGGLVVSTPPDFRHQHIFDETMKSNELVHREGRGVAARGHPTQDVPWKRRPGGAADKGYKLTYTFRCVLGIRRPFTGMKQRTLELDATPDADGTRQSTARIESDSRQVADLARELTGDTTAVADQIRAFYDHVVAMGFEGSDGTATALDCLKAGAGDAAARSRLLVALCRNRGIPARVITGIVLNPDSPPAFHHWAEAWVRAADSPGGRWVPADVTYEHFGTHDWPENYLVVRLDDEPIIRGPGRPTVGVMARPLSDTPPADESRILAFWRVVSFGGLPPSEQQLIRFLLLLPVAGVIISFLRVVVGVPTYGIFSPALLGLIFRNTKALPWGLGIFVATVLVGWLLRRVLDRFNLLLIPRTAILLTMIVAFLMTVLIVASRAGMGVTHYLALFPLVILTHMVERFWTVEAEDGTRASFRTLLGTVVVATIVALAVSPDAVGWWLFTFPETLAAIVAVCLLLGRYTGYRVTELYRFQDIIEFQNEAPPAVTSPEPPPSPAVAPPASGEGQP from the coding sequence ATGTCGCGAACGCGGCTGACGGTTCTCACGGCGCTCGGATTGCTGCTCGTGGCGGTCGCCATCGGGGTCGCCCGCTGGCAGACCGGGGGGACGCGCGCCACCGCACCGCCGGGGCAGTCGAGTTGGGAAGTCACACTCACCGCGACCGGCCAACTCCCGGACGACAAGCACGGCGGGTTGGTCGTCTCGACCCCGCCCGACTTTCGCCACCAGCACATCTTTGACGAGACGATGAAGAGCAACGAACTCGTCCACCGGGAAGGACGGGGAGTCGCGGCCCGCGGACACCCGACGCAGGACGTGCCCTGGAAGCGCCGTCCGGGCGGTGCCGCGGACAAGGGCTACAAGCTGACGTACACGTTCCGGTGCGTACTCGGCATTCGCCGCCCGTTCACGGGCATGAAGCAGCGGACCCTGGAACTCGACGCGACCCCGGATGCCGACGGGACGCGCCAGTCGACGGCCCGAATCGAAAGCGACAGCCGGCAGGTCGCCGACCTTGCCCGCGAGTTGACCGGCGACACGACAGCAGTGGCCGACCAGATCCGGGCGTTTTACGACCACGTCGTCGCGATGGGGTTCGAAGGGTCGGACGGGACGGCGACGGCACTGGATTGTTTGAAAGCAGGAGCCGGGGACGCGGCCGCCCGGAGCCGCCTACTGGTCGCCCTCTGCCGGAACCGGGGCATTCCGGCCCGGGTAATCACCGGCATCGTTCTGAATCCCGATTCGCCCCCGGCATTCCATCACTGGGCCGAGGCGTGGGTCCGGGCGGCCGACTCGCCGGGCGGCCGGTGGGTGCCGGCCGATGTAACCTATGAACACTTCGGAACCCACGACTGGCCGGAAAATTACCTCGTCGTCCGCCTCGACGACGAGCCGATCATTCGCGGCCCCGGCCGCCCGACGGTCGGCGTCATGGCTCGCCCGCTCTCGGACACGCCCCCGGCCGACGAATCCCGCATCCTGGCGTTCTGGCGGGTCGTTTCGTTCGGCGGACTCCCGCCGTCCGAACAGCAGCTCATCCGGTTCCTGCTCCTGCTCCCGGTGGCCGGCGTCATTATCTCGTTTCTTCGTGTCGTCGTCGGTGTGCCGACTTACGGCATCTTCTCGCCGGCGCTGCTCGGCCTGATCTTCCGCAACACGAAAGCGCTGCCGTGGGGGCTCGGCATTTTCGTGGCCACGGTCCTGGTCGGGTGGCTGTTGCGGCGGGTACTCGACCGCTTCAACCTGCTCTTGATTCCCCGCACCGCGATCCTGCTGACGATGATCGTGGCGTTTCTGATGACAGTCCTGATCGTCGCAAGCCGGGCCGGGATGGGCGTCACGCATTACCTCGCCTTGTTCCCGCTCGTCATCCTCACGCACATGGTCGAACGGTTCTGGACGGTCGAGGCCGAGGACGGTACCCGGGCGTCCTTCCGCACGCTGCTCGGCACGGTGGTCGTGGCCACGATCGTCGCCCTCGCGGTGAGCCCGGACGCGGTCGGGTGGTGGCTGTTCACGTTCCCGGAAACGCTCGCGGCCATCGTCGCCGTCTGCCTACTGCTCGGGAGGTACACCGGGTATCGGGTCACCGAACTCTATCGCTTCCAGGACATCATCGAATTTCAAAACGAGGCTCCACCCGCGGTAACGAGCCCGGAACCTCCGCCATCCCCCGCTGTCGCCCCGCCCGCGTCTGGTGAGGGTCAACCATGA
- a CDS encoding efflux RND transporter periplasmic adaptor subunit, producing MVLGSAAAIFFGSPLIKTGLSESAKHDASGKKEKPAAPVKKLDVKVDVSTPVERDVIDTLDFAARMTAVNYVEVRAHVWGYLDKVNFKEGSIVKKGDVLFELDARTYENQFKQAKAMVAQAEARLRFDEEELSRMQRTVSSISKSELDKAISTRDLDQANLEQAKESVKQYQLSLEYSKITSPISGRISRYNVTTGNLVQSGDQSGGTLLTTIVSVDPIHAYFDVDEGAVLRNLNLVRDGKAKPFRELGTKVKLRLDDNGTFTREGTTDFVDNQINPKTGTLRMRASFDNKDEALAPGMFATITLPMGNKHKALMVRESALDSDQGQRVLCVLTDKNIVDRRRVVVGEKHEGLVEIVSGLRPGEKVIVKGVQLAQGGLQVDDDMQHSVAMSEDAPAQDKTGQKAAKAD from the coding sequence GTGGTTCTCGGTTCGGCGGCTGCGATCTTCTTCGGATCGCCGTTGATCAAGACGGGGCTATCGGAATCGGCGAAACACGACGCGAGTGGGAAGAAGGAAAAGCCGGCCGCGCCGGTCAAAAAGCTTGATGTCAAAGTCGATGTCAGCACGCCGGTGGAACGGGATGTGATCGACACCCTGGATTTCGCCGCCCGGATGACCGCCGTGAATTACGTGGAAGTACGGGCGCACGTTTGGGGTTACCTGGATAAGGTGAACTTCAAGGAAGGGTCTATCGTCAAGAAGGGGGATGTCCTCTTCGAACTCGACGCCCGGACCTATGAGAATCAATTCAAACAGGCCAAGGCAATGGTGGCACAAGCCGAAGCCAGGTTGAGGTTCGATGAAGAAGAACTGAGTCGGATGCAGCGCACCGTGAGTTCGATATCGAAGTCCGAGTTGGACAAAGCTATTTCCACGCGGGATCTCGACCAGGCCAACCTCGAGCAAGCGAAGGAATCGGTGAAGCAATATCAATTGAGCCTCGAATACTCCAAAATCACCTCCCCCATCAGCGGACGCATCAGCCGGTACAACGTGACGACCGGCAATCTGGTGCAATCGGGGGACCAGAGCGGCGGCACGCTTCTGACCACGATCGTTTCGGTCGACCCGATCCACGCCTACTTCGATGTCGATGAAGGGGCGGTTCTACGAAATCTGAACCTGGTCCGCGACGGAAAGGCGAAGCCGTTTCGCGAATTGGGTACGAAGGTGAAGTTGAGGCTGGACGACAACGGCACGTTCACCCGCGAAGGGACGACCGACTTCGTGGACAACCAGATCAACCCGAAGACCGGCACGCTGCGAATGCGGGCGTCCTTTGACAACAAGGATGAAGCACTCGCCCCCGGGATGTTCGCCACCATTACGTTGCCGATGGGCAATAAGCACAAGGCTCTCATGGTCCGCGAAAGCGCCCTCGACAGCGATCAGGGGCAGCGGGTGCTGTGCGTTCTCACCGACAAGAACATCGTGGACCGCCGACGGGTCGTGGTCGGCGAGAAGCACGAAGGGTTGGTGGAGATCGTCTCGGGCTTGCGTCCCGGCGAGAAAGTGATTGTGAAGGGAGTCCAGCTGGCGCAGGGAGGGTTGCAAGTGGACGACGACATGCAGCACTCCGTCGCAATGTCAGAGGACGCCCCGGCCCAGGACAAGACGGGGCAGAAAGCAGCGAAAGCGGACTGA